The proteins below come from a single Jaculus jaculus isolate mJacJac1 chromosome X, mJacJac1.mat.Y.cur, whole genome shotgun sequence genomic window:
- the LOC101606096 gene encoding profilin-2-like has protein sequence MQNISQDTWQDCIRLFKQTEMICDAAIFTSYPPWVLASYPEGNFSQISQEEIQVLLSKNEREKLFLHGVTLAGIRCLLIRDNLYTEGNNTMDLRTKSQSRSSQAVTVVQMESVYIVVMGKRGTEGGPLNLKAFELAGYMREIILQKMARV, from the coding sequence ATGCAGAACATCAGCCAAGACACCTGGCAAGACTGCATTCGTCTCTTCAAACAAACTGAGATGATCTGTGATGCAGCAATTTTCACCAGTTATCCCCCCTGGGTGTTAGCTTCTTATCCTGAAGGTAACTTCTCTCAGATCTCCCAGGAAGAAATCCAGGTCTTGCTGTCAAAAAATGAGAGGGAAAAACTGTTTCTCCATGGAGTCACCCTTGCTGGGATCAGATGCCTGTTGATCAGGGACAACCTGTATACCGAAGGCAACAACACCATGGACCTGCGCACCAAAAGCCAAAGTCGAAGCAGCCAGGCAGTGACAGTAGTTCAAATGGAGTCAGTGTACATTGTGGTGATGGGGAAACGAGGGACAGAAGGAGGGCCTCTCAATCTTAAAGCTTTTGAACTAGCAGGTTACATGAGAGAAATCATTCTCCAGAAAATGGCCCGTGTCTAA